In Aquificaceae bacterium, a single window of DNA contains:
- a CDS encoding CrcB family protein, producing the protein MVFLLAIAIGGAVGSVLRFLVSKFIQTKAGIDFPIGTLLVNLSSVFLIGFFFAFFVEKLDLSPNLRALLITGLLGGYSTYSTLFYEAYYMLLNGEW; encoded by the coding sequence TTGGTATTCCTCTTAGCCATAGCCATAGGTGGTGCGGTTGGGTCTGTTTTGAGATTTTTGGTTTCCAAGTTTATTCAAACAAAAGCAGGCATTGACTTTCCTATAGGCACGCTCCTTGTTAATCTTTCCTCTGTTTTTCTGATAGGTTTTTTCTTTGCCTTTTTTGTAGAAAAGCTTGACCTTTCTCCAAACCTTAGGGCTTTGCTTATAACAGGTTTGCTTGGTGGATATTCTACTTATTCCACTCTCTTTTATGAAGCCTATTATATGCTTTTAAACGGGGAATGGTT